The genomic window GTGGCGCGGGCGATCCACCGCCAGGGGCCGCGGCGGGACAAACCCTTCCTCCCCGTCAACCCGGCCGCCATCTCGGAGACCCTGATGGAGTCGGAGCTGTTCGGCCACGAGAAGGGGGCCTTCACGGGCGCCCATCAGCGCAAGCTCGGGAAGTTCGAGCTGGCCCACGGCGGCACCCTCTTCCTCGACGAGATCGCATCGCTGAAGCCGGAGCTCCAGGCCAAGCTCCTGCGCGTGCTCCAGGAGCGGGAGATCGAGCGGGTGGGCGGCACCCGCAGCATCAGGATCGACGTCCGGATCATCGCGGCGACCAACGTCGACCTCAAGAAGGCCGTCAGCAGCCAGACGTTCCGGGACGACCTCTACTACCGGCTCAGCGTCGTGCCGATCACCGTCCCGCCGCTCCGCGAGCGGCGGGAACACAGTCCGCTCCTCGTGGACCACTTCATCCGGCGGTACGACCACGAGTTCAAGAAGCACATCGAGGGTGTGGCTCCCGACGCGCTGGCGGCACTCCAGGAATACCCGTGGCCGGGGAACGTGCGCGAGCTCCAAAACATCATCGAGCGGTCCGTCGCCCTCGTCGAGGGCCCCCTGGTCCAGCTGAAGGACCTCCCACTCGACCTGTTGCTTCCCGACCACCGGGCGCGCGCCCGCGAGGCCGAGGCGCTCCCGCTCAAGAAAGCGTGCGAGCAGTTCGAGCGCCAGATCGTCCTCCGCGTCCTCGAGCGCGCCCGCTGGAACCAGAGCGAAGCGGCCAGGCTCCTGGGTCTCCACCGCAACACCCTCAAGGTCAAGCTCGCGAAGTGGAAGGTCCGGTCCCCGCAGGGCGACCGCTAGGGTGCACAGCAGGCGCTGCAGGTTGGACAATTCTTTGTGCACCGGGATCAACCCGCGTCCACCAAAGCAGTTTCACTTGGATCGGGCCACCGGCTGGCTCAAGCCCTGTGCAGGGGCTCCGCTCGTTCTCACCTCGTTCGAAGCAGAAAACGTGTTGGATCACCGTGACTTAGCCCCGTCGCCAAAGGCCGGGCCTCGATGGCTCCGGAATTGCTCTCTCCTCCTCTCCCGAGGAACCCTCATGGGGAGGGTTCCAAAAAGGAACGTTTTTCACAATGAGGAGGGAGAGCGATGGCGAAGCTGTGGGCTGTCCTGCTGATCCTTGCGTCATTCCTGCTGGTTGCCCCCGTGATCGAGTCCGGGACGTCGGAGTCAACGCAGTTCTTCCAGGCGGTCGGCACCGCGGAGTCCGGAGGGTCGTAGTCCGAGGGGACTAGATGAACTTGTGTAGTCGCCGCGGTAACGTGGGACGGAGGGGGGGCCTCGGTCTCCCCTTCCGCTTTCTCATCGCCCTGCTTTGCCTGCTGAGCGCGGGGTGGACCCTGGCTTGGGCCCAGGAGCGAGGACAAGCCAGGGAGCGTCCCGCCAATGGCGGGGTCTACCGCCGACCTATCGGTCACGATCCCGCGACACTCGACCCGGCGCGAATTCGCGACATCTACGGGCTCTCAGTCTCGCAGCAGCTCTTCGACGGCCTTGTCCAGTTTGACCACACCCTGTCGATCACCCCTGCCCTCGCCCAGTTCTGGAAGGCCTCCCGCGACGGCCTCACCTGGACCTTCACGCTCAGAAAAGGCGTCAAGTTCCACCACGGGCGCGAGGTCACCGCCGAGGACGTCGTTTACTCTTACACGCGAATCCTGGACCCCAGGGTGAAATCGGGAGCGGCGGACCTCTTCAGCAACATCAAGGGGGCGCAGGAGTTCAGGGACGGCAGGGCGAAGGATGTCGCAGGCCTCATTGCCGTGGACCGATACACGGTCCAGGTGACCCTCAACGAGGCGTTCGCGCCGTTCGCGTCCGTGCTTGCGGTGGGCCACGCCAAAATCGTCCCCACAGACGTCGTGGAGCGCGAGGGCGAGGCCTTCGGGTCCCACCCCATCGGCACGGGCCCCTTCAAGTTTGTCCGCTGGGAGCGCGGGAAGGAGATCGTTCTGGCCGCAAACCATGAGTACTTCGACGGCCCCCCCAAACTCTCCCGTGTCGTCTATCGGATCTTCGCAGGGGACCAGTGGGACGCCGCCTATGAGGAGTTCCAGCGGGGGAACCTGGAGGACACCCCTATTCCCACGCGGGACTACCGGCGGATCGTCGCGGGCAGCAACCACCTTTACGTCAAGCGCCCGATGTTCAGCATCAGGCATCTGGGATTCAACACGCGGGTCAGGCCTTTGGACGACCGGCGGGTTCGCCAGGCGCTCATCTACGCGGTCGACCGGGAGGCGTTGATCCAAGAAGTGTCGCTGGGACGGTTCGCGGTGGCACGCGGCATTCTCCCTCCGGGCACTCAGGGGTTCAACCCAGCGCTCAAGGGGTACCCGTATGATCCGCAGCGGGCACGCGAACTGCTCGACCAGGCCGGATACCCCGGCGGGCGTGGTCTGCCCGCGATCCCTGTCTGGTCCAGCGTGAAGCGCGACGAGATCGTGCAGGAACTGGAGCAAATCAGGAAGTACTGGGAGAGAGTGGGCATCCAGGCTGAGATCCACTACCTCACCGACTGGCCGACGTATCTGAAGAATCTAGGTGAGAAGAAATTCCCCGTGTTCCTGCATGCCTGGTACGCCGACGTTCCAGACCCGGATAACTTTCTCTTCAAGCTGTTCCACTCCCGAAGCCCGCGCAACTTCTTCGCTTACGTGAACCCCGTGGTGGATGAGCTGCTGGTTCAGGCTCGGACCACGGGCGACCCCCAGCGGCGAGCGGATCTCTACCGGAAAGCAGAGCAGTTAACTCTTGACGACGCTCCCATCCTGCCGATCCTACATCACACGTACGAGCGGCTCTTCCAGCCGTACGTCAGGAGCGTCGAGGTGAACGGGCTCGGCGACCCCTACATCCCCTTGCGCAAGATCTGGCTCGAGGGTCGCCGGTGACGCCGCCATGAATCCCGTTCGGATCGGCCCCAGGTTCGTCTCGCTCCAGGCCAAGTTCCTCTGGGGGACGGTCCTCGTGCTCTTCCTGGTCATGGCCGTGGTCTTCGCCGTGGTGGAGCACCGCCAGCGCGCCGCCATCATCGAGGAGGTCGAGCGGCGGGGCGAGGTGATCGCGAGGAACCTGGCCGCCATTTCGACCGGATACTTGCTCCTGTATAACTTCACCGCGCTGGAGCAGAACGTCACCCGCGTCGCCTCGGAGGAGGACGTCGTCTACGCCACCATCCTGGACGCTGACGGGAAGGTCGCCGCGCACAGCCGCCACCCCGAGCTGGTCGGGCTCTCCCTCAAGGACAGCGCGGACGAAATGGCCGCTGAGACCGCCGAGCCGCTGGTCCAGGAGACCGTGCTCGCGGACACGGGCGAAGCAATTTACGACTTCGCCGTTCCGATCCACGTCGAGCGCCAGAAGTGGGGGACGGCTCGGGTCGGACTCTCCAAGCAGCGGATGCAGGCCCAGATCAGCCAGACCCGCTGGGAGCTGGGGGCGCTGACCGTGGTGATCCTGGCCCTCGGCGGCTTGGCGTCAGCCCTGGTCGCGCGCCGGATCGCGCGCCCCGTGCGCCAGTTGGCCGAGGGCGCGGCTGCCATTTCCCGCGGCGAACTGAACCAGCGGATCGAACCCCTCACGTCCGACGAGATCGGTCACCTCGCCATCGCGTTCAACCACATGGCCACCCAGCTCTTCCAGCAGCGGACCGCCCTCGAGGCAGCGCACGCGGAGCTGGGCCATCGCTTCGAAGAGCTGGTGGACCTGAAAAGCTACACGGACAGCGTGCTGAGCAGCATCACGAGCGGGATCATCACCCTGGACCTGGACGGGCGCGTCGTCACCCTCAACCCGGCCGCCGAGCTGATGACCGGGCTCTTCGCGGCCGAGGCCAGGGGACGCTACTGCACCGAAGTCCTCGCCGACACGCACGAGGTTGCTGAGATCCTGATGGAGACCCTCGCCAGCCGCATCGGGACGCCCACCACATCGCTGACGCTGACGCGGCGAAACGGGACCTCACTCCCCATCGAGATGAGCACGGCCCCGCTCAAGGGCATCGAGGGCAAGGACCTCGGCGTCGTCGGCGTGATCAGGGACCTCACCCCGGTCCGGGAGCTGGAGGACCAGCTCCGGCGCTCCGACCGGCTCGCCGCGCTTGGCACGCTGGCCGCCGGCCTCGCCCACGAGATCAAAAACCCCCTGGCCTCGCTCCGGACCTTCACCGGGCTCGTCTCGCGAAAGTTCGAAGACGAGCACTTCCGGCGGACGTTCGAGCGCGTCGTCCCGCGCGAGCTCGAGCGGATCAACGGAATCGTCGAGCAGCTCCTCCAGCTCACCCGGCCGGCGCAGCTCAGCTTCGGCCCGGTCCGGCTCCCGGCGCTCCTGAACCGGGCCCTGGACCTCTACGCCAACCAGATCGAGACGAAGCGGATCGCCGTCGAGCGGGAGTACGCCCGGGACCTCCCGCCCATCCAGGCCGACGAGGAGCACCTCTACCAGGCGCTCGTGAACCTGGTCGCCAACGCGCTCGACGCCATGGGCCCGGGAGGCAGGCTGAGGCTGCGCGCCGGCTGGAGCGAAGGGCGGGATCCGTCCCTGCCTGCCCGGCGGTGGGCCCTGAGCCGGCGGGCCAGGGTGGAGATCGAAGACACGGGCCGGGGCATCGCCGCCGCCGACGCCGATAAGGTGTTCACCCCGTTCTTCACGACGAAGGCAGGCGGCACGGGGCTCGGGCTCGCCCTCACCCACAAGATCATCGAGGACCACGGGGGAACCATCAGCTTTCGGAGCGCGCCGGGCGCGGGGACGACCTTCAGAATCCTGCTCCCGCTGACGCCGCCGAACCGGCTTCGGGAGACGAGCCGCGATGATTCCTAAGCTGGCGGACATCGTCGCGCTCACGCAGTCGCTCTCCGGAGAGCAGGAGCCGGAGGCCGTCGCAGCCACGGCTCTGGGCCGCGCCCTGTCGGTCCTGCAGGAGAGCGCGGGCCTCGCGTTCGTTCGAACGCACCTCGGCACGGTTCGGGTCGCGTCGCGGCACGGGCTCGGCGCTGAGAGCGAACCCATCACCCGGGCGCTGTGCGAGCCCCAGGGCCCCGTTGCGCGCGCCCTCGCCAACGGCCGGTGTCAGCTGGTGCCCGCGGATAACGGCTGGTTCACTTCGGCGGCGCATGCCCCGATGCCCCAC from Candidatus Rokuibacteriota bacterium includes these protein-coding regions:
- a CDS encoding sigma-54-dependent Fis family transcriptional regulator, which produces VARAIHRQGPRRDKPFLPVNPAAISETLMESELFGHEKGAFTGAHQRKLGKFELAHGGTLFLDEIASLKPELQAKLLRVLQEREIERVGGTRSIRIDVRIIAATNVDLKKAVSSQTFRDDLYYRLSVVPITVPPLRERREHSPLLVDHFIRRYDHEFKKHIEGVAPDALAALQEYPWPGNVRELQNIIERSVALVEGPLVQLKDLPLDLLLPDHRARAREAEALPLKKACEQFERQIVLRVLERARWNQSEAARLLGLHRNTLKVKLAKWKVRSPQGDR
- a CDS encoding HAMP domain-containing protein, which translates into the protein MNPVRIGPRFVSLQAKFLWGTVLVLFLVMAVVFAVVEHRQRAAIIEEVERRGEVIARNLAAISTGYLLLYNFTALEQNVTRVASEEDVVYATILDADGKVAAHSRHPELVGLSLKDSADEMAAETAEPLVQETVLADTGEAIYDFAVPIHVERQKWGTARVGLSKQRMQAQISQTRWELGALTVVILALGGLASALVARRIARPVRQLAEGAAAISRGELNQRIEPLTSDEIGHLAIAFNHMATQLFQQRTALEAAHAELGHRFEELVDLKSYTDSVLSSITSGIITLDLDGRVVTLNPAAELMTGLFAAEARGRYCTEVLADTHEVAEILMETLASRIGTPTTSLTLTRRNGTSLPIEMSTAPLKGIEGKDLGVVGVIRDLTPVRELEDQLRRSDRLAALGTLAAGLAHEIKNPLASLRTFTGLVSRKFEDEHFRRTFERVVPRELERINGIVEQLLQLTRPAQLSFGPVRLPALLNRALDLYANQIETKRIAVEREYARDLPPIQADEEHLYQALVNLVANALDAMGPGGRLRLRAGWSEGRDPSLPARRWALSRRARVEIEDTGRGIAAADADKVFTPFFTTKAGGTGLGLALTHKIIEDHGGTISFRSAPGAGTTFRILLPLTPPNRLRETSRDDS
- a CDS encoding ABC transporter substrate-binding protein, which gives rise to MNLCSRRGNVGRRGGLGLPFRFLIALLCLLSAGWTLAWAQERGQARERPANGGVYRRPIGHDPATLDPARIRDIYGLSVSQQLFDGLVQFDHTLSITPALAQFWKASRDGLTWTFTLRKGVKFHHGREVTAEDVVYSYTRILDPRVKSGAADLFSNIKGAQEFRDGRAKDVAGLIAVDRYTVQVTLNEAFAPFASVLAVGHAKIVPTDVVEREGEAFGSHPIGTGPFKFVRWERGKEIVLAANHEYFDGPPKLSRVVYRIFAGDQWDAAYEEFQRGNLEDTPIPTRDYRRIVAGSNHLYVKRPMFSIRHLGFNTRVRPLDDRRVRQALIYAVDREALIQEVSLGRFAVARGILPPGTQGFNPALKGYPYDPQRARELLDQAGYPGGRGLPAIPVWSSVKRDEIVQELEQIRKYWERVGIQAEIHYLTDWPTYLKNLGEKKFPVFLHAWYADVPDPDNFLFKLFHSRSPRNFFAYVNPVVDELLVQARTTGDPQRRADLYRKAEQLTLDDAPILPILHHTYERLFQPYVRSVEVNGLGDPYIPLRKIWLEGRR